Proteins encoded within one genomic window of Thermodesulfobacteriota bacterium:
- the alaS gene encoding alanine--tRNA ligase: MTGSEIRNRFLKYFEEKGHTIVKSSSLIPKNDPTLLFTNAGMVQFKDVFLGLDKRDYKRATSSQKCVRAGGKHNDLENVGYTSRHHTFFEMLGNFSFGDYFKKEAIQFGWELITDVYKLPREKLWVTVFEEDDEAEKLWQEAEGLLPGRIVRLGEKDNFWAMGDTGPCGPCSEILIDQGEEFGCGKPECAVGCDCDRYLELWNLVFMQFERDSSGALNPLPNPSIDTGMGLERISAVLQGVKSNYETDLLRGIISRVEEISGKTYGEDSSADVSMRVIADHGRAVTFLISDGVFPSNEGRGYVLRRILRRAVRHAKMLGIEEPCLYRIAARVKDIMSDAYPELEERIGFVEEVVRNEEERFFETIDRGLDLLNTEIEKMGDRKTIPGDVVFKLYDTFGFPVDLTQDIARERGLVIDFAGFEAEMEKQREKSRKAWKGGGEGSLQPLYRDFVSGGMLVNFTGYDRTKDTGRITAIIKDGALVDSAGEGESVDIITDRTPFYGESGGQVGDGGTIEAEGGIADVTDTRKPLPTLIVHHAVVKKGTLWVGDTVDLRVNEKLRYGAETHHTTTHILHAVLREVLGTHVGQAGSLVAPGRLRFDFTHHSSIDDRDIRKMEEIINERIRWDDTVVTEPDVPYDEAIKRGAMAFFEEKYGDKVRVVTIGDYSRELCGGTHLESAGEAGLFKIVSETASSAGVRRIEALAGEAAWNYLRGKEEKLTEAARVLRVPESDLISRLTKLIEENEGFKKELEGFKSRMLTEKTGDLLQNVKELNGVSVLSVEIPDADPGQLRQVWDGVRGKLKSGVAVLGSRDGGKAYILVGVTDDLKKKYHSGNIAKELAPLIGGKGGGRPDMAQAGGSSPENLPKALDKVFELVEAG; this comes from the coding sequence ATGACAGGCTCTGAAATAAGAAATCGATTCCTCAAATATTTCGAGGAGAAGGGGCACACGATCGTGAAGAGCTCCTCCCTCATCCCGAAAAACGACCCGACGCTTCTTTTCACGAACGCCGGCATGGTCCAGTTCAAGGACGTCTTCCTCGGGCTCGACAAGCGCGATTACAAGAGGGCGACGTCGTCCCAGAAGTGCGTCCGCGCGGGCGGGAAGCATAACGACCTCGAAAACGTCGGCTATACGTCGAGACACCATACCTTCTTCGAGATGCTCGGCAATTTCTCTTTCGGCGATTACTTCAAAAAAGAGGCGATACAGTTCGGATGGGAGCTCATAACCGACGTTTACAAGCTCCCCAGGGAAAAGCTCTGGGTGACGGTATTCGAAGAAGACGACGAGGCCGAGAAGCTCTGGCAGGAGGCCGAAGGCCTTCTTCCGGGCAGAATAGTCAGGCTTGGAGAGAAAGATAACTTCTGGGCCATGGGCGACACGGGGCCCTGCGGGCCGTGCTCTGAGATACTCATAGACCAGGGCGAGGAATTCGGGTGCGGGAAGCCCGAGTGCGCCGTCGGGTGCGACTGCGATCGTTACCTCGAGCTCTGGAACCTCGTCTTCATGCAGTTCGAGAGGGACAGCTCTGGGGCGCTCAATCCGCTCCCGAACCCGAGCATAGACACCGGCATGGGGCTCGAAAGAATCTCCGCCGTGCTCCAGGGGGTTAAGAGCAATTACGAGACGGACCTCCTCCGCGGGATCATATCCAGGGTCGAAGAGATATCCGGGAAGACTTACGGCGAGGACAGCTCGGCCGACGTGTCGATGAGGGTCATCGCCGACCACGGGCGCGCAGTCACGTTCCTCATCTCGGACGGCGTGTTTCCGTCGAACGAAGGCAGGGGTTACGTGCTCAGGCGAATCCTCCGGCGCGCCGTCCGTCACGCGAAGATGCTCGGGATCGAGGAGCCGTGCCTTTACAGGATAGCCGCGAGGGTCAAGGACATAATGTCCGATGCCTATCCCGAGCTCGAAGAGCGTATCGGCTTCGTCGAGGAAGTGGTCAGGAACGAAGAAGAGAGATTTTTCGAAACTATAGACAGGGGCCTCGATCTTCTTAATACAGAGATCGAAAAAATGGGGGACAGGAAGACCATACCCGGCGACGTCGTGTTCAAGCTTTACGACACGTTCGGTTTCCCCGTCGATCTCACGCAGGACATCGCGCGCGAGCGCGGGCTCGTAATAGACTTCGCCGGCTTCGAAGCCGAGATGGAAAAGCAGCGCGAGAAGTCGCGGAAGGCCTGGAAGGGTGGCGGCGAAGGCTCGCTCCAGCCCCTTTACAGGGACTTCGTCTCGGGCGGCATGCTGGTCAACTTCACGGGATACGACAGGACGAAGGACACGGGGCGCATAACCGCGATTATAAAGGACGGGGCGCTCGTGGACAGCGCCGGCGAGGGCGAAAGCGTCGATATAATAACGGACAGGACGCCATTTTACGGCGAGTCCGGAGGCCAGGTCGGCGACGGGGGAACGATCGAGGCCGAGGGCGGCATCGCCGACGTCACGGACACCAGGAAGCCGCTCCCGACGCTGATCGTGCACCACGCGGTAGTGAAGAAAGGAACGCTGTGGGTGGGCGACACGGTCGACCTCCGCGTGAACGAAAAATTGAGGTACGGGGCTGAAACGCACCATACAACGACACACATCCTTCACGCCGTCCTGAGGGAAGTGCTCGGGACGCACGTCGGCCAGGCGGGCTCGCTCGTCGCCCCGGGCAGGCTCAGGTTCGACTTCACCCACCATTCCTCCATCGACGACAGGGATATAAGGAAGATGGAGGAGATAATAAACGAAAGGATAAGGTGGGACGATACGGTAGTCACCGAGCCCGATGTCCCCTACGACGAGGCGATCAAAAGAGGGGCCATGGCCTTTTTCGAGGAGAAGTACGGGGACAAGGTGAGGGTTGTGACCATAGGCGACTACAGCCGTGAGCTCTGCGGTGGAACGCACCTCGAAAGCGCGGGCGAGGCCGGCCTTTTCAAGATAGTTTCAGAGACCGCGTCTTCCGCAGGCGTAAGGCGTATCGAGGCGCTTGCCGGAGAGGCCGCGTGGAATTACCTCCGCGGGAAAGAAGAAAAGCTCACCGAGGCCGCCAGGGTTTTGCGGGTCCCCGAGTCGGATCTCATTTCGAGGCTGACGAAGCTCATCGAGGAAAACGAGGGCTTTAAAAAGGAGCTCGAAGGCTTTAAGAGCAGGATGCTCACCGAAAAAACAGGCGACCTCCTCCAGAACGTAAAGGAGCTCAACGGCGTGAGCGTGCTCTCCGTCGAGATACCCGACGCCGACCCCGGGCAGCTCAGGCAGGTATGGGACGGCGTAAGGGGGAAGCTCAAGTCGGGCGTGGCCGTTCTCGGAAGCAGGGACGGCGGCAAGGCCTACATACTCGTCGGAGTGACGGACGACCTCAAGAAGAAATACCATTCGGGGAATATTGCAAAGGAGCTCGCGCCTCTCATAGGGGGGAAGGGCGGCGGCCGCCCGGATATGGCCCAGGCAGGCGGGAGCAGCCCCGAGAACCTGCCCAAGGCTCTCGATAAGGTTTTCGAATTAGTGGAAGCCGGCTAA
- the rpoH gene encoding RNA polymerase sigma factor RpoH — MPEEEDKIRVDPPPQSALLPAHTTSLQRYLAEISNYPVLSREEEYKLAMKYKNDGDLEAARKLVTSNLKFVVRVANEYKNYGLNTMDLIQEGNVGLMHAVKGFDPTKGYRLISYAVWWIRAYIQNYIIKSWSLVKVGTTQAQRKLFYKLRSAKNELEMGGDNLSAEDYHELADKLEVSDEAVMEMDQRMTGKDLSLDAEIKSEHDVSHLDFLADDDENQEDILTKAEEEQKVRSGMDVALKTLKDRERYIIEKRVLSDNPLTLEELGTKFNISRERVRQIESAALKKIRSALEDEGISK, encoded by the coding sequence ATGCCCGAAGAAGAAGATAAAATCCGCGTCGATCCTCCCCCGCAAAGTGCGCTCCTTCCCGCGCATACCACGTCTCTACAGAGATACCTGGCGGAAATAAGCAACTACCCGGTCCTCAGCCGCGAGGAAGAGTACAAGCTCGCCATGAAGTACAAGAACGACGGCGACCTCGAGGCCGCGAGAAAGCTCGTCACGTCCAACCTCAAGTTCGTAGTCCGCGTCGCAAACGAATACAAGAACTACGGGCTGAATACGATGGACCTCATACAGGAAGGGAACGTCGGGCTCATGCACGCCGTCAAGGGATTCGACCCGACGAAGGGATACAGGCTCATTTCCTACGCCGTCTGGTGGATACGGGCCTACATACAGAACTACATAATAAAGAGCTGGAGCCTCGTAAAGGTCGGCACGACCCAGGCGCAGAGAAAGCTCTTCTACAAGCTCCGCTCGGCAAAGAACGAGCTCGAAATGGGGGGCGACAATCTGAGCGCCGAGGACTACCACGAGCTCGCCGACAAGCTCGAAGTCTCGGACGAAGCCGTCATGGAGATGGACCAGCGCATGACCGGGAAAGACCTCTCTCTCGACGCCGAGATCAAGAGCGAGCACGACGTTTCGCACCTCGATTTTCTGGCCGACGACGACGAGAACCAGGAAGATATACTCACCAAGGCCGAGGAGGAGCAAAAGGTCAGGAGCGGCATGGACGTCGCCTTGAAAACCTTGAAGGACCGCGAGCGGTACATTATAGAAAAACGCGTCCTCTCGGATAACCCGCTTACGCTGGAAGAGCTCGGCACGAAGTTCAACATCTCGCGCGAGCGCGTAAGACAGATCGAAAGCGCAGCCCTAAAGAAAATCAGAAGCGCACTCGAAGACGAAGGGATAAGTAAATAG
- a CDS encoding DUF2924 domain-containing protein: MEATTYQEVQGLSRMTVGELRDKYLEVFGEETRSYHKEFLRKRIAWRIQALAEGDLSERARRRAEELANDADLRTRAPRDPVASGSSEVKARTATGRISPSRDPRLPLPGTLLAREFQGRDIVVKVLDNGFEFDGRRYKSLSAIAQEVTGSKWNGFLFFGIADAAARGGSRKPERRNE, encoded by the coding sequence ATGGAAGCAACAACGTATCAAGAGGTCCAGGGGCTCTCCCGGATGACCGTCGGAGAACTCCGGGACAAGTACCTCGAGGTCTTCGGAGAAGAGACCCGCTCCTACCATAAGGAGTTTCTGCGCAAGCGAATCGCCTGGCGCATTCAGGCCCTGGCGGAGGGTGATCTTTCGGAGCGGGCCCGGCGCAGAGCCGAGGAACTGGCCAACGACGCCGACCTGAGAACGCGGGCTCCGCGTGATCCGGTCGCCTCGGGTTCCTCCGAGGTCAAAGCGAGAACGGCGACCGGCCGCATATCCCCGTCGCGCGACCCGAGGCTGCCTTTGCCCGGAACTCTGCTCGCCCGCGAGTTCCAAGGCCGCGACATTGTGGTCAAGGTACTCGACAACGGCTTCGAGTTCGACGGCCGACGCTACAAGTCCCTATCCGCCATCGCTCAGGAGGTCACCGGGAGCAAGTGGAACGGGTTCCTCTTCTTCGGCATCGCCGATGCCGCGGCCAGAGGCGGGAGCCGCAAACCCGAGAGGAGGAACGAATGA
- a CDS encoding recombinase family protein, which yields MSRNNNRGRGEARESASRTNGTIRCAIYTRKSTDEGLEQEFNSLDAQRESAEAYIASQRHEGWVCIPDRFDDGGFTGGNMERPALKRLFAGIESGDIDCVVVYKVDRLSRSLLDFARMMELFDKHAVSFVSVTQQFNTTSSMGRLTLNILLSFAQFEREIISERTRDKMSAARRKGKWVGGMPVLGYDVDPKGGRLIVNEDEAVQVRGMYQLYLEQRAMIPVVQEIDRRGWQTKRWTTKKGQERGGKPFTKNSLFRLLTNVIYTGKVDYKGTIYNGEHNGIVDVDLWQRVQDALRRNGSTGGKEVRNKYGALLKGLLYCAPCGTGMVHTYTAKDNGKRYRYYVCLNAQQRGWASCPTKSLNAHEIETAVVEHIRGIGRNEEIIAATAAKVREESGKRMAELETEQRGHERELKRLHTRIQKLVSESFTAVSNGGAAMDQLADLQDQIRTIEQRMTAIREEVITIQRETVDEGDLARALAVFDPVWESLSPREQSRIVRLLVERVGYDGRDGRVTVTFRSPGVKALCSEADIRSREVSA from the coding sequence ATGAGCAGAAACAATAACCGTGGCCGGGGAGAAGCCCGGGAGTCGGCATCAAGAACCAACGGGACGATCCGTTGCGCCATCTACACCCGCAAGTCCACTGACGAGGGGCTGGAGCAGGAGTTCAACAGCCTCGACGCTCAGCGGGAATCCGCGGAGGCGTATATCGCGAGCCAACGACACGAAGGGTGGGTGTGCATCCCGGATCGCTTCGACGACGGCGGATTCACCGGCGGCAACATGGAGCGGCCCGCCCTCAAGCGGCTCTTCGCCGGCATCGAGTCGGGCGACATCGACTGCGTGGTGGTATATAAGGTTGACCGTCTGAGCCGGTCTCTCCTGGACTTCGCCCGCATGATGGAGCTCTTCGACAAGCACGCCGTGAGCTTCGTCTCCGTCACCCAGCAGTTCAACACGACCAGCTCCATGGGGCGGCTCACCCTAAACATCCTGCTTTCCTTTGCCCAGTTCGAGCGGGAGATCATCTCGGAGCGCACGCGGGACAAGATGTCCGCCGCGCGCCGCAAGGGCAAGTGGGTCGGCGGGATGCCGGTCCTCGGGTACGACGTCGACCCGAAAGGCGGCAGGTTGATCGTCAACGAGGACGAAGCCGTACAGGTCCGAGGGATGTACCAGCTCTACCTGGAGCAGAGAGCCATGATCCCTGTCGTCCAGGAGATCGACCGCCGCGGTTGGCAGACCAAGCGGTGGACCACCAAGAAGGGTCAGGAGCGCGGCGGAAAGCCATTCACCAAAAACAGTCTTTTCCGGCTCCTGACCAACGTGATCTACACCGGCAAGGTTGATTACAAGGGAACCATCTACAACGGCGAACACAACGGGATCGTTGACGTCGATCTTTGGCAGCGGGTGCAGGATGCTCTCCGGCGGAACGGCAGCACCGGAGGAAAAGAGGTGCGCAACAAATACGGAGCGCTGTTGAAGGGACTGCTCTACTGCGCTCCCTGCGGCACGGGGATGGTGCATACCTACACGGCCAAGGACAACGGCAAACGGTATCGCTACTACGTCTGCCTGAACGCGCAGCAACGAGGCTGGGCGTCCTGTCCGACCAAGTCGCTCAACGCGCACGAGATCGAGACCGCGGTGGTCGAACACATCCGAGGCATAGGCAGGAATGAGGAAATCATCGCAGCGACGGCTGCAAAGGTTCGGGAAGAGAGCGGCAAGCGCATGGCGGAACTGGAAACCGAACAACGCGGCCATGAGCGTGAACTCAAACGGCTGCACACCAGAATCCAGAAGCTGGTGAGCGAGTCCTTCACCGCCGTCTCGAACGGAGGGGCTGCCATGGACCAGCTCGCCGACCTGCAGGATCAGATTCGAACCATAGAACAGCGGATGACCGCCATACGCGAAGAGGTCATCACGATCCAGAGAGAAACTGTTGATGAAGGCGACCTGGCCCGGGCGCTGGCGGTCTTCGACCCGGTCTGGGAGTCACTGTCTCCCCGAGAACAATCACGGATCGTCCGACTCCTCGTCGAGCGCGTCGGGTATGACGGGCGGGACGGCAGAGTGACCGTGACCTTCCGCTCACCGGGAGTCAAGGCGCTGTGCAGCGAGGCCGACATCCGCAGCCGGGAGGTGTCGGCATGA
- the lexA gene encoding transcriptional repressor LexA, which yields MSQRPRGRRPVQEITEPQRRTLKEIRLFTNRRGFPPTMKELADILGISHASAHGQVSQLVRKGYLKREARKARGIVILRDPEDDVPDLVAVPIVGRVAAGQPILAEENIVGEVLVEGGIARSGRCFALEVTGDSMVDAGIRERDLVVVREQAVAENGDIVVALLEDEATVKRLFIRDEKIELRPENPNHRPIPVGPDDGLRILGKVVAVRRPGSNTQTPGTAWQ from the coding sequence ATGAGTCAAAGACCGCGAGGCAGACGCCCCGTTCAGGAAATAACCGAGCCGCAGCGCCGTACATTGAAGGAGATCCGCCTCTTCACGAACCGGCGGGGGTTCCCCCCGACCATGAAGGAACTCGCGGACATCCTCGGAATATCGCACGCCAGCGCCCACGGCCAAGTGAGCCAGCTCGTGCGGAAGGGCTATCTGAAGCGGGAGGCGAGAAAGGCCCGCGGCATCGTCATCTTGCGCGATCCGGAGGATGACGTTCCGGATCTGGTGGCCGTCCCCATCGTCGGCCGGGTGGCGGCCGGCCAGCCCATCTTGGCCGAGGAGAACATCGTCGGCGAGGTGCTGGTCGAAGGCGGGATCGCCCGCTCGGGTCGGTGTTTCGCCCTCGAGGTGACAGGCGACAGCATGGTGGATGCCGGTATCCGGGAACGTGATTTGGTGGTGGTACGCGAGCAAGCTGTGGCGGAGAACGGCGATATTGTGGTTGCCCTATTGGAAGACGAAGCCACGGTGAAACGGCTTTTCATCCGTGACGAGAAAATCGAACTGAGACCGGAGAACCCGAACCATCGACCGATCCCGGTGGGACCCGACGACGGGCTCCGCATCCTCGGCAAGGTCGTCGCCGTCAGGCGGCCCGGCTCGAACACTCAAACGCCGGGGACGGCCTGGCAATAA
- a CDS encoding sigma factor has translation MGFDKRYEGIDEYAVQIIKYKARQLVGRVGFTESDREDLEQEMLMDLLQRLPKYNPDRAQRNTFIARVVEHKIATIIEARKAGLRDYRLCNCSLNDRLEDEEGGSVERMETIDQEDYLRRTGRLSRPASELRDLTLDVRKAIEKLPPELRELCRRLDTDTVTEISRDTGIPRGTIYESINKLRAIFEDAGLRDYL, from the coding sequence ATGGGTTTCGACAAACGCTACGAAGGAATCGACGAGTATGCCGTTCAGATCATCAAGTACAAGGCAAGACAACTGGTCGGACGGGTGGGCTTCACCGAGTCCGACCGCGAGGACCTGGAGCAGGAGATGCTGATGGACCTGCTCCAACGCCTGCCCAAGTACAACCCCGACCGCGCCCAACGCAACACCTTCATCGCCCGCGTGGTGGAACACAAGATCGCCACCATCATCGAGGCGCGGAAGGCCGGACTGCGGGATTACCGGCTCTGCAATTGTTCGCTCAACGACCGCTTGGAAGACGAGGAAGGCGGCTCTGTCGAGCGTATGGAGACCATCGATCAGGAGGACTACCTGCGCCGCACGGGCAGACTTTCACGCCCTGCCTCCGAGTTGCGCGATCTCACCCTCGACGTTCGCAAAGCAATCGAGAAGCTTCCCCCCGAGCTGCGTGAGCTGTGCCGGCGTCTCGATACCGACACCGTCACGGAGATCTCCCGCGACACCGGGATTCCGCGGGGGACGATCTACGAGTCCATCAACAAGCTGCGCGCGATCTTCGAAGACGCCGGACTGAGGGACTACCTCTGA
- a CDS encoding PD-(D/E)XK nuclease family protein: MMKGYAACYASEEFDVVALEKTFEGSIVNPATGASSRSFVLAGKVDGVVRIGDEHFLIEHKTASQVDADYLERLWTDFQIVLYSRYVEKTLGIRIAGVLYNILVKARLQQGRGETEAEFEARRADLIAKSKTGKSSAKRRLPESDDEFQARLAAKYTEPGMFHREMLYLSRDRFETLQSELWELTQAFLDARRRGVFYQNTAFCFHYRRSCAYFPLCRADGSTNVIENFYRKVPPHEELRDETSFEEASAF; this comes from the coding sequence ATGATGAAAGGCTACGCGGCCTGCTATGCGAGCGAGGAATTCGATGTCGTCGCCCTCGAAAAGACCTTCGAGGGGAGCATCGTCAACCCGGCCACCGGCGCTTCATCCCGAAGCTTCGTGCTGGCTGGAAAGGTGGACGGCGTCGTCAGGATCGGCGACGAGCATTTCCTGATCGAGCACAAGACCGCCTCGCAGGTGGATGCAGACTACCTGGAGCGGCTCTGGACCGATTTCCAGATCGTCCTCTACTCCCGCTACGTGGAAAAGACGCTCGGCATCCGCATCGCGGGCGTCCTCTACAACATCCTGGTCAAGGCCCGTCTGCAACAGGGACGCGGTGAAACCGAGGCCGAGTTCGAGGCGCGGCGGGCCGATCTGATCGCCAAATCCAAGACCGGCAAGAGCAGCGCCAAACGCAGGCTGCCGGAAAGCGACGACGAGTTTCAAGCGCGGCTGGCCGCCAAGTACACCGAGCCGGGCATGTTCCACCGGGAGATGCTTTATCTCTCCCGTGACCGGTTCGAGACCCTGCAGTCCGAACTCTGGGAACTGACCCAGGCCTTTCTCGACGCGCGCCGTCGCGGCGTCTTCTACCAGAACACCGCCTTCTGTTTCCACTACCGCCGGTCCTGCGCCTATTTCCCGCTCTGCCGCGCCGACGGCAGCACCAACGTCATCGAGAACTTTTACCGCAAAGTCCCCCCGCACGAAGAGCTGCGGGACGAGACCTCGTTCGAAGAGGCTTCGGCTTTTTGA
- a CDS encoding ATP-binding protein: protein MLPTKKSPPKQDHADLTVLVYGPSKIGKSTWCSRSEGALFLATEPGLNSLDVFQVPIRSWEELLAACGEIAEGKHPFKTVILDTVDNAYRMCSDYICAKFKIEHESDLGYGKGWALINNEFHRVLTKLAFLPYGLVLVSHSQEKEIETRTGKYIRIIPTLPDKARKIVLGMVDLILFCDLEVTSDESGKPVYRRVMRTKPSPHYEAGDRTGRLPETIDLNFQAFIEAFNRPAAAPRASAPRSVPAPGDGQDKKPAPAGK, encoded by the coding sequence ATGTTGCCTACGAAGAAAAGTCCCCCCAAACAAGATCACGCCGATCTCACGGTGCTGGTTTACGGCCCTAGCAAGATCGGCAAATCGACCTGGTGTTCCCGGTCCGAAGGCGCGCTGTTTCTCGCCACCGAACCGGGGCTGAATTCGCTGGATGTCTTTCAAGTCCCCATCAGGAGCTGGGAAGAGTTGCTGGCCGCCTGCGGCGAAATCGCCGAGGGCAAGCATCCGTTCAAGACCGTCATTCTCGACACGGTCGACAACGCCTACCGGATGTGCAGCGACTACATCTGCGCGAAGTTCAAGATCGAACACGAGTCCGATCTCGGCTACGGCAAGGGCTGGGCGCTGATCAACAACGAGTTTCACCGTGTTCTGACCAAGCTGGCCTTCCTGCCTTACGGACTCGTCCTGGTCTCCCATTCCCAGGAAAAGGAAATCGAGACGCGGACCGGCAAGTACATCCGCATCATCCCGACGCTCCCCGACAAGGCCCGCAAAATCGTGCTGGGCATGGTCGACCTGATCCTCTTCTGCGATCTGGAAGTGACGAGCGACGAGAGCGGCAAACCGGTCTACCGCCGCGTCATGCGCACCAAGCCCAGCCCGCACTACGAGGCGGGCGACCGCACAGGACGGCTTCCCGAAACCATCGACCTCAATTTCCAGGCTTTCATTGAAGCATTCAACAGGCCGGCGGCCGCGCCGAGGGCGAGTGCCCCGCGGTCGGTGCCGGCACCGGGGGACGGGCAGGACAAAAAGCCCGCACCCGCCGGTAAATAA
- a CDS encoding DUF669 domain-containing protein, whose amino-acid sequence MQNEDYGHFDEPRGTEDIDLAQFDDDFAHAEVEEREFETIPDGKYQVNVERVELTRAQTSGNPMLKWTLRILAPKFRGRLLWRNNVMATRENIKWLKTDLHTCGLDLDKLSELPANLEKLINVKLEITKRTRGENENVYINRRIVLEDGGDEYDSAARNALAPF is encoded by the coding sequence ATGCAGAACGAAGACTACGGACATTTCGACGAGCCCCGCGGCACCGAGGACATCGACCTCGCACAGTTCGACGACGATTTCGCGCATGCCGAGGTCGAGGAACGCGAGTTCGAGACCATCCCGGACGGAAAGTACCAGGTGAACGTCGAGCGGGTGGAGCTGACCCGGGCCCAGACCTCGGGAAACCCCATGCTCAAGTGGACGCTGCGAATCCTCGCCCCGAAGTTCCGGGGCAGGCTCCTGTGGCGCAACAACGTCATGGCCACCCGCGAAAACATCAAGTGGCTCAAGACGGACCTGCACACCTGCGGGCTGGACCTCGACAAGCTCTCCGAGCTTCCGGCCAACCTGGAGAAGCTCATCAATGTCAAGCTCGAGATCACCAAGCGCACGCGCGGCGAGAACGAGAACGTCTACATCAACCGGCGCATCGTGCTCGAAGACGGCGGAGACGAATACGACTCGGCGGCGCGCAACGCCCTGGCCCCGTTCTGA
- a CDS encoding ERCC4 domain-containing protein, with product MDRVTVVVDTREQEPYTFESGCTEVVRRALPAGDYSVEGHEDSVAVERKTLEDFVSTVIRSRKRFTRELRRLCEYDAACVVVEADLRDILGGRYRSGAHPNAVLGALLSIVVDFGIPVFFCSDRQAACRFVEEFLHRYHRKVSRRCEQDQTTNP from the coding sequence GTGGACCGGGTCACCGTCGTCGTCGACACGCGGGAGCAGGAACCCTACACCTTCGAATCCGGTTGCACGGAGGTCGTCCGCCGCGCCCTCCCCGCCGGGGATTACTCCGTCGAGGGGCATGAGGATTCCGTGGCGGTGGAGCGAAAGACCCTCGAGGATTTCGTCTCCACCGTCATCCGTTCCCGCAAGCGGTTCACCAGGGAGCTGCGCCGTCTCTGCGAGTACGACGCCGCGTGCGTCGTGGTGGAAGCGGACCTCCGGGACATCCTCGGAGGCCGCTACCGCTCCGGAGCGCATCCCAACGCCGTCCTGGGAGCACTGCTTTCCATCGTCGTCGATTTCGGCATCCCGGTGTTTTTCTGCTCCGACCGGCAGGCCGCCTGCCGGTTCGTGGAGGAATTTCTACACAGGTATCACCGGAAGGTATCGAGACGATGCGAACAAGATCAAACAACCAATCCGTAA